A genomic window from Nodosilinea sp. FACHB-141 includes:
- the thiO gene encoding glycine oxidase ThiO, whose amino-acid sequence MVNQGSDVLVVGGGVIGLAIALELRQQGATVTVLSRDFQQAASHAAAGMLAPQAEGLPPGPMLDLALASLALYPSWVNKLEALTGQSVGFWPCGILAPHRTAPELPAESWLDAATLGYYQPGLGRDVQGAFWHPDEGQVDNRLLVQALRSAVIDLGVTLHEGTGAIALRHYQGRVEQVCTAQAGDFSADQVVLATGAWAHELLPLPVFPKKGEMASLRVPLGYGTPQPLQRVLFGEDIYIVPRRDGRIVLGATSQDVGFAPHNTAGGVHQLVGNAIALLPLLADFTLEETWWGYRPATPDEWPILGPGPAANLTLATGHYRNGILLTPITAQLVAQAVLGKPDPRLDAFSWQRFHTAPPTLPNLPAVSPTPQAMTFTNVAPPTPAPLGATSLENDLTDQSLIIAGRTFSSRLMTGTGKYDDFEVMRQSIAASGCEIVTVAVRRVQTNAPGHQGLAEALDWSRIWMLPNTAGCKTAEEAIRVARLGREMAKLLGQEDNNFVKLEVIPDAKYLLPDPIGTLEAAEQLVKEGFAVLPYINADPLLAKRLEEAGCATVMPLGSPIGSGQGIRNAANIQIIIETAKVPVVVDAGIGAPSEAAEAMEMGADALLINTAIAKAANPIAMGRAMGLATLAGRLAYRAGRIPVQGVASASSPLTGRVTE is encoded by the coding sequence ATGGTAAATCAGGGAAGCGACGTCCTGGTAGTGGGCGGCGGGGTTATTGGCTTGGCGATCGCCCTAGAGCTGCGGCAGCAGGGGGCGACCGTCACTGTGCTCAGCCGCGACTTTCAGCAGGCTGCCAGCCACGCCGCGGCGGGCATGTTGGCCCCCCAAGCAGAGGGGTTACCGCCAGGGCCGATGCTCGATCTCGCCCTCGCCAGTCTGGCGCTGTATCCCAGCTGGGTGAACAAATTAGAAGCGCTGACCGGACAGTCGGTGGGCTTTTGGCCCTGTGGCATTTTGGCCCCGCACCGCACGGCACCAGAGCTACCCGCCGAGAGCTGGCTGGATGCCGCAACTTTAGGTTATTACCAGCCGGGCTTGGGACGGGATGTGCAGGGAGCGTTTTGGCACCCCGACGAAGGCCAAGTGGACAACCGCCTGCTGGTGCAGGCGCTGCGATCGGCGGTGATTGACCTGGGGGTGACCCTACACGAGGGCACTGGAGCGATCGCCCTACGCCACTACCAGGGACGCGTTGAGCAGGTCTGCACCGCTCAGGCGGGCGACTTTAGCGCTGACCAGGTGGTGCTGGCTACCGGAGCCTGGGCCCACGAACTCTTGCCCCTACCGGTATTTCCCAAGAAGGGCGAGATGGCGAGTTTGCGGGTGCCCCTCGGCTACGGCACGCCGCAACCCTTACAGCGGGTGCTGTTTGGCGAAGACATCTACATCGTGCCCCGTCGGGATGGTCGCATCGTGCTGGGGGCTACCAGTCAAGATGTTGGGTTTGCACCCCACAACACGGCGGGCGGAGTGCATCAGCTAGTGGGCAATGCGATCGCCCTGCTGCCCCTGCTGGCCGACTTCACCCTTGAAGAAACCTGGTGGGGATACCGCCCTGCTACCCCCGACGAGTGGCCCATCCTTGGCCCTGGCCCCGCCGCCAACCTCACCCTAGCCACCGGCCACTACCGCAACGGCATTTTGCTCACCCCCATTACCGCTCAGCTAGTGGCTCAGGCAGTGCTGGGCAAGCCAGACCCGCGCTTAGATGCCTTCTCTTGGCAGCGCTTCCACACCGCCCCGCCAACCCTTCCCAACCTTCCCGCTGTTTCTCCTACCCCTCAAGCTATGACCTTTACCAATGTCGCCCCGCCTACCCCCGCCCCATTGGGGGCCACGTCCTTAGAAAACGACTTGACCGACCAATCCCTGATCATCGCTGGGCGTACCTTTTCGTCTCGGCTGATGACCGGCACCGGCAAGTATGACGACTTTGAGGTGATGCGCCAGAGCATTGCCGCCAGCGGCTGCGAAATTGTCACCGTAGCGGTGCGGCGGGTGCAGACCAACGCCCCCGGTCACCAGGGGCTAGCCGAAGCCCTCGACTGGTCAAGGATCTGGATGTTGCCCAACACCGCCGGCTGCAAAACCGCCGAGGAAGCCATTCGGGTCGCCCGCTTGGGTCGCGAAATGGCCAAACTGCTGGGCCAGGAAGACAACAACTTCGTCAAGCTCGAAGTCATTCCCGACGCTAAGTATCTGCTGCCTGACCCGATCGGCACCCTAGAAGCCGCTGAACAGCTGGTTAAAGAAGGCTTTGCGGTGCTGCCCTACATCAACGCCGACCCGCTGCTGGCCAAGCGCTTAGAAGAGGCGGGCTGCGCCACCGTCATGCCGCTGGGGTCACCCATCGGCTCGGGCCAGGGCATTCGCAACGCTGCCAACATTCAAATCATCATCGAAACCGCCAAGGTGCCGGTCGTGGTGGATGCTGGCATTGGTGCCCCCAGCGAAGCCGCCGAAGCTATGGAAATGGGGGCCGACGCGCTGCTGATCAATACTGCGATCGCCAAAGCCGCCAACCCGATCGCCATGGGCCGCGCCATGGGCCTCGCTACTCTGGCTGGTCGCCTAGCCTACCGTGCCGGGCGGATTCCGGTGCAGGGGGTGGCTAGTGCTAGCTCGCCGCTGACGGGACGGGTGACAGAGTAG